A region of the Penicillium psychrofluorescens genome assembly, chromosome: 6 genome:
TCGGGCTGGAAGTATCGAATACAAGGAATACTTTGACTCGCTTGCGGTGGTGTTGTCGGACTTCCCGGCATTGTTGCAATATTCcacttttgtttttgtcCCCGGCGACAATGACCCATGGGCTTCGGCATTCTCAGCTGGTGCCGCGTCCACAATACCTCGCCAGCCCGTCCCCGAACTGTTCACCTCCCGAATCAAGCGTGCATTCACAGCTGCCAACTCGGAGCTTGGGCGGTCAAATTCACCTGAACCCGTGGGAGAAGCTCTATGGACGTCGAACCCAACACATCTGACGTGGTTTGGACCAGTACACGATATTGCCATCTTCCGGGATGATATCTCAGGGAGATTGCGACGCACAGCAGTGGACACCAAGCCCGATGACGAGCATGATATCACAATGCATGAAGCACTCGATGGCCCTACGGATAACGCGGTTTCCATTGCACCtgaggaagagatcgaccCGGTAGCCCAGTCTAACGCCACTAAGCTTGGAACAGGAGCCGCTACCTCTATGGCGCGCAAGCTTGTCAAGACCATCTTGGACCAAGGGACAATCTCCCCGTTTCCACTTCCCTTGCGACCAGTCCTTTGGGATCATGGGTCTGCCTTGCAGTTATATCCGCTGCCGACGGCCCTCATTCTGGCAGATGCCGAGGCGTCTCCGTTTTGCATGACTTACGAAGGCTGTCATGTCATGAACCCTGGACGGTTGACTCCGGAGGGCGATATTCCCATAGTGAGATGGGTCGAGTATGATGTATTGAGGAACCGCGGTAAAGTGAGAGAGGAGCGGTATTAGGTGATTCCTCGGTTTAGATGTGCTCAATGTCCTCTTCTATAGATGAATGAATCAATGAATGTACCTAATGATGCATCGCGTGTCTACATCTCAGGTATAAAAAGAATGAATGAGCACAGGCATTGCCAGTATGACAGAGATTACATTATTGGAACTTTCCAGGTGATGAATAGCTTACGCTATATGAGGTCTAGGAATACAGTCGTGAGAATAGAGCCGACCTCGCTGCCGGGTCGGAGAACGAATATCGAGACGTCGTAGAAATCGTCTTCCCTTTGAAGCACCAGCCCCAGCTGCCTGTCATCGCAATGCCTCGTCTAATCAATCGTGATGATGTCGGCGCTTCCCATTCCGCCAACGTTGAGCTTAGGATCCTGGTTGGCATGCGCACCAGGCGCCTTTCCAGGAGCACGAGCTCCCACGCTGTCCTTAGTGGGGTGTTGCTCTTTTGCGTTCTGATGTGCAATGCTTGACTGGTCCTTAGCACCTTCCTCTAGCGATGCCCCGCTGAGCTCAAGTTGGCGAACAACATTGTTGAGCTCCACAAGAAGAACTCCCACTTTACCCATGTCTGCCACCGCACCATCGCCAAGACCATTCCAGCCATCGCCCTTGGAATTATAAATCTTCTCACGGATCATGCTTGCGACTGGATTATCATCAGCCGGTTTTGATCGATTCGCATCTCTCAACCCCCATTTCAGACGACCACGATTCAGGTGAGGAAACAGCTGGAACCGAGCCTTGAGCCGAGGATAGCGAATTTGAAATGTGCTCGGACTGCGCACAATGACGTGCACCACCGGAGAACCTGGTTGGCCAGTCGAGGTAATTTGATCCAAGGCATTTAACAGAGGAAGTGTAACAGACATGAGTTTCAGAATCGGGACCACGCCCGTTTTTGCGAAATCATGGTTCAAAGAGACAGTAAGAGACTCCTGGATCCGCCGATGAGGGCTGGGGCCGTCAAAATGGATACCCAGGCGTAGATGAAAGAGGGATTGGGCTTTGGACAACGCTTCCGTGACATCAATTTGCTTGGATAACGAGGGGCCTGAGACGTTAATATCAAAGCGCGCATTAAGTTTTCCTGCTGGCCCATAGGCAAATGCAATCCttgacaaggacaaggaacGAGGCTCCATTCCTCTCTGTATAAGAGGCTGCAGAATCGAGAGTACGCATTCCAGTCTTTGTAGGCGTTCAAGAAGCCCAGCGATCACTGAGTGGCCGGCAGGAACAAGTAGACGAAGTGCAAAACCACCACCATTGTCTTGTGTAATGATTGAAGGATCCATCTTTGAGATAAGTGGAacaatggccttgatgcggccTCTCAGAGTGCCGTATGCCACTAGAAGAACAGCTCGATTATGGCGATCAGTTCCATGGAATGCCAGACGAACAGTGTCCTGTACATAGGATTTCCTCTCCAGCCCTGCAGGCAATGCTATCCGGAAAGCAGAAGGAAGCTGTGACACGTTGTACCGAAAGAAGAGATCCGGCACTTCGAATTGAGTCCCAAGGTGCAGATTTTCCAAAGATGGATGAAAGTCCATACCCGGCAAATTTGCTAGACAGCGTGCATTGGCGTAGATTGAAAGCATTCCTGTCAGAGCATGCACTAGATCTGCAAGCGCAGCGTAGTCAAGTCGCCCCTCAGAGACCAAAGTGTTGCTGACCCTGTGGACCGACTCGAGACTCGAAGCGTTGTGGCCAACAGTGCCGGAAGGTGGTGCAGTTTTCACTGTCCTACCTGGCCGAACCTGAACCAACCACCAGTGATCACCATCCATGCTACTTGTAGCAGCGGCAACCCAACGACGATCCCAGAGGTGGTGTGTGAAGAAGGTAGATCGCAAAATGTTTGAAGGAAATACCCGGCGCGGGTCAACTCCCAGACCTCTTTGACTGACAGTCTCCAGACCAAGCGCTTTTGTGCCGGCTTCGATTTCTTCGACAGCGGCAACGCAACGAAGCCTTGAGATCCGAGATACGATCTCATCAGCTGAGGACCTATTCGGACTCCGATCGGTTTCAAGCCGCTCCATAACATTAGGTGTCCCGGAGAATGTGATGGCGCCCGACATGGGCTCCATAGAGACTCGGAGATGGCGAGAAGTTGTAAGTTGGACATCGAGATGGCAATCTCCAGGCTCTGATTGAGATAGCTGAGCCCGTAAGGTAAGGAAATGATTCGAGAAAAGAAGGTTTTTTCTGAGTGTGGCGTATGCGGTAGAAAGCAAGTGGGCTGTATGTTGTGCGATCACGCCGCGCAAAATACGCTCCATGGAAAGAAGCTCCAGATCGAACTGGATGTCATCACTGTTTGCTTGCTGGCCATCTCGCATCCAGCGCAAACCAATATGCGATATCCTGCAATCCCGACGGTTAACATCGTTGCTGCGGTGACCTCTCCGGACCCCGAGCTCAATCCAGCTTTTAGGCCCCGGTTTCAGTGACCAGTATTGGACGACAAGCGTTCGATGGAGAAGTTCAATGCGCAGGATATCCGACCAAAGGCCGCGAGCAAGGTCTTTTGCTTGTCTGAAAAGGATGCTGACTTTGTTTGTGAGCACAAGGCCGTGTAGGATCTCAAAGCATCCGATCAAACCGTCGTCTCGGAGAACATCATTAATTTTGGCATCCAGCTCGTTGAAAATCCGCCCTTTTGGAattggggatgatggtgagAACAGAAAGCGGATGTCAACGAAGAAAAACTGGGAGCTTTTCGATTCCTCTGCAACTGAGAGGTCGAGCTCATACTCCCCGAAAACAGTGAAAGTAACTCGACCATCGTGGACTCGATAGTTTCGCAGAGGGATCGGGACTTCATCATGCAATGCTAGGCGTATGCTGATAATTCGATTGATTTTTTGCAGCTTTTTAAGCGTGACACGTGCCGTCAGCGGCTTCGGAGGCTTATAGCCAAGCTGAAACAGTAGTTAGGAAAGAGATATTGCTAGAAGGTGATCCAAAACTCACATCTGGTAAGGATTTGACTTGGCCTTTCGAGAGAACTTCCAAGGCGGTTTTCAGATCTGGATTGGCCACTTGCGCTCGGACTAGGTCCCGTTTCATTTCACCCACATATtggacagcagcagcataTGCTTGATGTCGAGTTCGAATAAAGCCCTGGAGGTCAATGAGTCGACTGACATCTACGGCCTGTCGGCTCCATTGCGAGAGAACAAGGAGTTTGATAAACTCGGCTCTCTTGGCATGAGCGAAGTCCAAAACTCGTAGTTTCTTGTGTAGATTATCCGACGACTGATTCCCTGGAGATTTGCCATTGGTAGTAGCCAGAGAGGTTGAAAATTCTTGGGGGGGCACTTGAACGGCAGCCAACTCTGTTATCAATTCGGACAAGTCATTCCAGCATTGCTGCGTCGCTCGATTGACCAATATCCCAAATGAGAAAAACCCTTGGGTGATGTGTGGTATTTCAAAGGGCTCTGCCGGTGTCAATCCAGCCATTTGGCCCGCCGGCGCTTTCGATTGCCGATTTGAACGATCGATTGAGGCCCCGTTGACGTGAACCGGTCCATTAATGGAGTTGGAAAAATTGCCCGTTTTCTCAGTTGAGGCCGATGCACCATTCATAGCATCAGCGATGTCAGGGCGCTGGATAGGTCCATCGATGTTGGCATTGTCCATGATGACGCCGGGCATCTCTAAACAGACAGCCTAGCTGTAGTTTGTCCTTCCGTACCTCTCCCTCCTTAGGCCTCTGCACCGCACCAAGCGAGCAGCCCAGTCTAGGCGCCGTTCTGAGCTTGAGACAGCCGGCGTTCGGGGATGAGGAAGGAAAGCCAAGACTCAAGAATAGGCCAGGAGCAAAGGCTCAGCCAAGTGCCATGCGTCTCACTGGCCGTGGTACACGCAGATCACCACGTTCATAATCGACGTAGTTGCGCGCGTAGCGTCCCGAGTCAAGTTGGGGGCCTGTATCGGCGAAGTGTCGAAACGGCAACACAATGGACCGTGGAGAAGGACCGTACACCAGAGCGCTCTTCAATTGAATGTAGCTTTGTGTTTAGAGACGACAAGAATCACGGCGCAAGCTCCGAGGGATCGCAGGTGGTCGTGAGTTGTCGCAAAGAGATGAGGACTAACGGAGCCAAATAGAAGGGATCGTTCGAAGGAGCGAATCGACGGCTTAGTGAGGCTGAGAGGGAAGGATGGAAAGCGTATCCAGGTCTGGAGAAAGGCGGGTGGCCAGCCGGGAGTGAGGATGGATCAGAGCTGGagggatgagagagagggaTGAGACTGACTCGGGCTGAGAAAGATCGATGAAACGATGGATGGGCGGCGCGATGCGCAAGCACGGGACCGTGGCATTTGGGTGCCTGAGTGCCTGAGTGCGTTGATGCCTGGGGCCTGTTTGCTCTCTGCCTGAGGCGTCCATCCGTCCACATGACTGCGTCACTCattcatcctcttcgtcctctttCGAGGTCTTCTCGCCCGACCGAACCACTGTCCCTGGCCAT
Encoded here:
- a CDS encoding uncharacterized protein (ID:PFLUO_009212-T1.cds;~source:funannotate) gives rise to the protein MDNANIDGPIQRPDIADAMNGASASTEKTGNFSNSINGPVHVNGASIDRSNRQSKAPAGQMAGLTPAEPFEIPHITQGFFSFGILVNRATQQCWNDLSELITELAAVQVPPQEFSTSLATTNGKSPGNQSSDNLHKKLRVLDFAHAKRAEFIKLLVLSQWSRQAVDVSRLIDLQGFIRTRHQAYAAAVQYVGEMKRDLVRAQVANPDLKTALEVLSKGQVKSLPDLGYKPPKPLTARVTLKKLQKINRIISIRLALHDEVPIPLRNYRVHDGRVTFTVFGEYELDLSVAEESKSSQFFFVDIRFLFSPSSPIPKGRIFNELDAKINDVLRDDGLIGCFEILHGLVLTNKVSILFRQAKDLARGLWSDILRIELLHRTLVVQYWSLKPGPKSWIELGVRRGHRSNDVNRRDCRISHIGLRWMRDGQQANSDDIQFDLELLSMERILRGVIAQHTAHLLSTAYATLRKNLLFSNHFLTLRAQLSQSEPGDCHLDVQLTTSRHLRVSMEPMSGAITFSGTPNVMERLETDRSPNRSSADEIVSRISRLRCVAAVEEIEAGTKALGLETVSQRGLGVDPRRVFPSNILRSTFFTHHLWDRRWVAAATSSMDGDHWWLVQVRPGRTVKTAPPSGTVGHNASSLESVHRVSNTLVSEGRLDYAALADLVHALTGMLSIYANARCLANLPGMDFHPSLENLHLGTQFEVPDLFFRYNVSQLPSAFRIALPAGLERKSYVQDTVRLAFHGTDRHNRAVLLVAYGTLRGRIKAIVPLISKMDPSIITQDNGGGFALRLLVPAGHSVIAGLLERLQRLECVLSILQPLIQRGMEPRSLSLSRIAFAYGPAGKLNARFDINVSGPSLSKQIDVTEALSKAQSLFHLRLGIHFDGPSPHRRIQESLTVSLNHDFAKTGVVPILKLMSVTLPLLNALDQITSTGQPGSPVVHVIVRSPSTFQIRYPRLKARFQLFPHLNRGRLKWGLRDANRSKPADDNPVASMIREKIYNSKGDGWNGLGDGAVADMGKVGVLLVELNNVVRQLELSGASLEEGAKDQSSIAHQNAKEQHPTKDSVGARAPGKAPGAHANQDPKLNVGGMGSADIITID